The Coffea arabica cultivar ET-39 chromosome 1e, Coffea Arabica ET-39 HiFi, whole genome shotgun sequence genome has a window encoding:
- the LOC113696986 gene encoding glucosidase 2 subunit beta-like isoform X2 — MNKKKKIGGLRRLFEISIVIIIGCICAITRSAAAAAAKDDQFLLLLGVSPQDEDYYKGLLSSPSSTIKCKDGSFKFSTSQLNDDFCDCPDASDEPGTSACPNGKFYCKNAGHIPFSLYSSRVNDGICDCCDGSDEYDGKVKCPNTCWEAGKVARERLKTKIATYQQGVTVRNRLVEQAKLAIAKEEAELSKLKNEEKILKGLVEQLQERKEQIEKAEEKERLQKEKEDKERKEAEEANLKEKQNGEQVESSEADALKNDIHDKIGEQVESSEADALKNDIHDKIGLLGDSSSSQDVMDGHGDSESEAQHGEFDVKEESPIGDVKPLQEDSLLHATEKEEQLTVDGQPGLDTGNQAEVEEDNSESLSKEELGRLVASRWTGEKTEQQTEEVSSTKDKNHGTEEEDAYGEEYSSYDSEEDDHRYDNDDGDNEDQMDDFGGEDHDDSSPSYKSETDDEPDLPEPSWLEKIQKSVRRIFQAVTFFQTPVDKSEAARVRKEYDESSAKLSKLQSRISSLKQKLKHDFGPEKEFYSFYGQCFENKQNKYVYKICPFKQASQVEGHSTTRLGSWEKFEDSYKVMQFLNGDKCWNGPDRSLKVKLRCGLNNEVTDVDEPSRCEYMALVSTPALCVEEKLKELQDKLDMMNKEQPTSHDEL, encoded by the exons atgaacaagaagaagaagataggaGGATTAAGAAGATTGTTTGAGATTAGTATTGTTATAATTATTGGGTGTATATGTGCGATCACCAGATCCGCTGCTGCTGCCGCCGCCAAGGACGACCAATTCCTACTCCTCCTCGGAGTTTCCCCACAAG ATGAGGATTATTACAAGGGATTGTTGTCTTCCCCTTCCTCTACCATCAAATGCAAAGACGGATCCTTCAAATTCTCCACCTCTCAGCTCAATGACGATTTCTGCGACTGTCCTGATGCCTCCGACGAACCTG GTACATCCGCTTGTCCGAACGGCAAATTCTACTGTAAGAATGCTGGACATATTCCTTTCTCTTTGTACTCTTCCAGAGTCAACGATGGCATCTGCG ATTGCTGTGACGGCAGTGATGAGTATGATGGCAAAGTTAAGTGCCCAAACACTTGTTGGGAGGCTGGCAAAGTAGCTAGAGAAAGGTTGAAGACGAAGATTGCTACCTATCAGCAAGGTGTCACTGTACGTAACCGGCTAGTTGAACAAGCCAAATTAGCAATAGCCAAAGAGGAGGCCGAGTTATCCAAACTAAAAAACGAAGAGAAGATACTCAAGGGGCTGGTTGAACAACTTCAGG AGCGTAAAGAACAGATAGAGAAGGCAGAGGAGAAGGAACGGttacaaaaggaaaaagaggacaaagaaagaaaagaagctgAGGAGGCTAATCTGAAAGAGAAACAAAATGGCGAACAAGTTGAAAGTTCGGAAGCAGATGCTCTAAAGAATGACATCCATGATAAGATTGGCGAACAAGTTGAAAGTTCGGAGGCAGATGCTCTAAAGAATGACATCCATGATAAGATTGGCCTATTGGGAGACTCTTCTTCATCACAG GATGTAATGGATGGCCATGGAGATTCTGAGAGTGAAGCTCAGCACGGTGAATTTGATGTGAAGGAAGAATCTCCAATTGGTGATGTAAAACCGCTGCAAGAGGATTCTTTGCTG CATGCCACAGAGAAAGAGGAACAGTTGACAGTTGATGGTCAACCTGGTCTTGATACTGGAAATCAG GCAGAAGTAGAAGAGGACAATAGCGAATCATTATCTAAGGAAGAGTTAGGTCGTCTTGTTGCCTCTCGTTGGACAGGAGAAAAGACTGAGCAGCAAACTGAAGAGGTTAGTTCTACTAAAGATAAAAATCATGGAACAGAAGAGGAGGATGCTTATGGAGAAGAATACAGCAGTTATGATTCAGAGGAGGATGATCATAGGTATGATAATGATGATGGTGATAATGAAGACCAGATGGATGATTTTGGGGGTGAGGATCATGATGATTCAAGCCCTTCATATAAATCTGAGACAGATGATGAACCGGACTTACCAG AACCATCATGGTTGGAGAAGATACAAAAGTCTGTACGTAGAATTTTTCAGGCTGTTACCTTTTTTCAAACTCCAGTTGACAAATCTG AGGCTGCACGTGTTCGCAAAGAATATGATGAATCTAGTGCAAAGCTCTCTAAATTACAGTCAAGGATATCAAGTTTGAAGCAAAAGCTAAAACATGATTTTG GGCCAGAGAAAGAGTTCTATTCATTTTATGGTCAATGTTTTGAGAACAAGCAAAACAA GTACGTCTACAAAATCTGCCCTTTTAAACAAGCATCACAGGTGGAGGGTCACAGCACAACTCGTTTGGG GAGTTGGGAAAAGTTTGAGGATTCATACAAGGTCATGCAATTTTTAAATGGTGATAAATGCTGGAATGGGCCAGATAGAAGTTTAAAG GTCAAACTAAGATGTGGTTTAAACAATGAAGTTACTGATGTGGATGAACCAAGCCGCTGCGA GTACATGGCTTTGGTGTCTACTCCGGCTCTTTGTGTAGAAGAAAAACTTAAG GAACTACAAGATAAACTAGACATGATGAACAAGGAACAACCAACAAGTCATGATGAACTCTGA
- the LOC113696986 gene encoding glucosidase 2 subunit beta-like isoform X5, whose protein sequence is MMPCEKGLVDLACKNLYNCCDGSDEYDGKVKCPNTCWEAGKVARERLKTKIATYQQGVTVRNRLVEQAKLAIAKEEAELSKLKNEEKILKGLVEQLQERKEQIEKAEEKERLQKEKEDKERKEAEEANLKEKQNGEQVESSEADALKNDIHDKIGEQVESSEADALKNDIHDKIGLLGDSSSSQDVMDGHGDSESEAQHGEFDVKEESPIGDVKPLQEDSLLHATEKEEQLTVDGQPGLDTGNQAEVEEDNSESLSKEELGRLVASRWTGEKTEQQTEEVSSTKDKNHGTEEEDAYGEEYSSYDSEEDDHRYDNDDGDNEDQMDDFGGEDHDDSSPSYKSETDDEPDLPAEPSWLEKIQKSVRRIFQAVTFFQTPVDKSEAARVRKEYDESSAKLSKLQSRISSLKQKLKHDFGPEKEFYSFYGQCFENKQNKYVYKICPFKQASQVEGHSTTRLGSWEKFEDSYKVMQFLNGDKCWNGPDRSLKVKLRCGLNNEVTDVDEPSRCEYMALVSTPALCVEEKLKELQDKLDMMNKEQPTSHDEL, encoded by the exons ATGATGCCATGTGAGAAAGGTCTCGTGGATTTGGCATGTAAAAATCTCTATA ATTGCTGTGACGGCAGTGATGAGTATGATGGCAAAGTTAAGTGCCCAAACACTTGTTGGGAGGCTGGCAAAGTAGCTAGAGAAAGGTTGAAGACGAAGATTGCTACCTATCAGCAAGGTGTCACTGTACGTAACCGGCTAGTTGAACAAGCCAAATTAGCAATAGCCAAAGAGGAGGCCGAGTTATCCAAACTAAAAAACGAAGAGAAGATACTCAAGGGGCTGGTTGAACAACTTCAGG AGCGTAAAGAACAGATAGAGAAGGCAGAGGAGAAGGAACGGttacaaaaggaaaaagaggacaaagaaagaaaagaagctgAGGAGGCTAATCTGAAAGAGAAACAAAATGGCGAACAAGTTGAAAGTTCGGAAGCAGATGCTCTAAAGAATGACATCCATGATAAGATTGGCGAACAAGTTGAAAGTTCGGAGGCAGATGCTCTAAAGAATGACATCCATGATAAGATTGGCCTATTGGGAGACTCTTCTTCATCACAG GATGTAATGGATGGCCATGGAGATTCTGAGAGTGAAGCTCAGCACGGTGAATTTGATGTGAAGGAAGAATCTCCAATTGGTGATGTAAAACCGCTGCAAGAGGATTCTTTGCTG CATGCCACAGAGAAAGAGGAACAGTTGACAGTTGATGGTCAACCTGGTCTTGATACTGGAAATCAG GCAGAAGTAGAAGAGGACAATAGCGAATCATTATCTAAGGAAGAGTTAGGTCGTCTTGTTGCCTCTCGTTGGACAGGAGAAAAGACTGAGCAGCAAACTGAAGAGGTTAGTTCTACTAAAGATAAAAATCATGGAACAGAAGAGGAGGATGCTTATGGAGAAGAATACAGCAGTTATGATTCAGAGGAGGATGATCATAGGTATGATAATGATGATGGTGATAATGAAGACCAGATGGATGATTTTGGGGGTGAGGATCATGATGATTCAAGCCCTTCATATAAATCTGAGACAGATGATGAACCGGACTTACCAG CAGAACCATCATGGTTGGAGAAGATACAAAAGTCTGTACGTAGAATTTTTCAGGCTGTTACCTTTTTTCAAACTCCAGTTGACAAATCTG AGGCTGCACGTGTTCGCAAAGAATATGATGAATCTAGTGCAAAGCTCTCTAAATTACAGTCAAGGATATCAAGTTTGAAGCAAAAGCTAAAACATGATTTTG GGCCAGAGAAAGAGTTCTATTCATTTTATGGTCAATGTTTTGAGAACAAGCAAAACAA GTACGTCTACAAAATCTGCCCTTTTAAACAAGCATCACAGGTGGAGGGTCACAGCACAACTCGTTTGGG GAGTTGGGAAAAGTTTGAGGATTCATACAAGGTCATGCAATTTTTAAATGGTGATAAATGCTGGAATGGGCCAGATAGAAGTTTAAAG GTCAAACTAAGATGTGGTTTAAACAATGAAGTTACTGATGTGGATGAACCAAGCCGCTGCGA GTACATGGCTTTGGTGTCTACTCCGGCTCTTTGTGTAGAAGAAAAACTTAAG GAACTACAAGATAAACTAGACATGATGAACAAGGAACAACCAACAAGTCATGATGAACTCTGA
- the LOC113696986 gene encoding glucosidase 2 subunit beta-like isoform X1 produces MNKKKKIGGLRRLFEISIVIIIGCICAITRSAAAAAAKDDQFLLLLGVSPQDEDYYKGLLSSPSSTIKCKDGSFKFSTSQLNDDFCDCPDASDEPGTSACPNGKFYCKNAGHIPFSLYSSRVNDGICDCCDGSDEYDGKVKCPNTCWEAGKVARERLKTKIATYQQGVTVRNRLVEQAKLAIAKEEAELSKLKNEEKILKGLVEQLQERKEQIEKAEEKERLQKEKEDKERKEAEEANLKEKQNGEQVESSEADALKNDIHDKIGEQVESSEADALKNDIHDKIGLLGDSSSSQDVMDGHGDSESEAQHGEFDVKEESPIGDVKPLQEDSLLHATEKEEQLTVDGQPGLDTGNQAEVEEDNSESLSKEELGRLVASRWTGEKTEQQTEEVSSTKDKNHGTEEEDAYGEEYSSYDSEEDDHRYDNDDGDNEDQMDDFGGEDHDDSSPSYKSETDDEPDLPAEPSWLEKIQKSVRRIFQAVTFFQTPVDKSEAARVRKEYDESSAKLSKLQSRISSLKQKLKHDFGPEKEFYSFYGQCFENKQNKYVYKICPFKQASQVEGHSTTRLGSWEKFEDSYKVMQFLNGDKCWNGPDRSLKVKLRCGLNNEVTDVDEPSRCEYMALVSTPALCVEEKLKELQDKLDMMNKEQPTSHDEL; encoded by the exons atgaacaagaagaagaagataggaGGATTAAGAAGATTGTTTGAGATTAGTATTGTTATAATTATTGGGTGTATATGTGCGATCACCAGATCCGCTGCTGCTGCCGCCGCCAAGGACGACCAATTCCTACTCCTCCTCGGAGTTTCCCCACAAG ATGAGGATTATTACAAGGGATTGTTGTCTTCCCCTTCCTCTACCATCAAATGCAAAGACGGATCCTTCAAATTCTCCACCTCTCAGCTCAATGACGATTTCTGCGACTGTCCTGATGCCTCCGACGAACCTG GTACATCCGCTTGTCCGAACGGCAAATTCTACTGTAAGAATGCTGGACATATTCCTTTCTCTTTGTACTCTTCCAGAGTCAACGATGGCATCTGCG ATTGCTGTGACGGCAGTGATGAGTATGATGGCAAAGTTAAGTGCCCAAACACTTGTTGGGAGGCTGGCAAAGTAGCTAGAGAAAGGTTGAAGACGAAGATTGCTACCTATCAGCAAGGTGTCACTGTACGTAACCGGCTAGTTGAACAAGCCAAATTAGCAATAGCCAAAGAGGAGGCCGAGTTATCCAAACTAAAAAACGAAGAGAAGATACTCAAGGGGCTGGTTGAACAACTTCAGG AGCGTAAAGAACAGATAGAGAAGGCAGAGGAGAAGGAACGGttacaaaaggaaaaagaggacaaagaaagaaaagaagctgAGGAGGCTAATCTGAAAGAGAAACAAAATGGCGAACAAGTTGAAAGTTCGGAAGCAGATGCTCTAAAGAATGACATCCATGATAAGATTGGCGAACAAGTTGAAAGTTCGGAGGCAGATGCTCTAAAGAATGACATCCATGATAAGATTGGCCTATTGGGAGACTCTTCTTCATCACAG GATGTAATGGATGGCCATGGAGATTCTGAGAGTGAAGCTCAGCACGGTGAATTTGATGTGAAGGAAGAATCTCCAATTGGTGATGTAAAACCGCTGCAAGAGGATTCTTTGCTG CATGCCACAGAGAAAGAGGAACAGTTGACAGTTGATGGTCAACCTGGTCTTGATACTGGAAATCAG GCAGAAGTAGAAGAGGACAATAGCGAATCATTATCTAAGGAAGAGTTAGGTCGTCTTGTTGCCTCTCGTTGGACAGGAGAAAAGACTGAGCAGCAAACTGAAGAGGTTAGTTCTACTAAAGATAAAAATCATGGAACAGAAGAGGAGGATGCTTATGGAGAAGAATACAGCAGTTATGATTCAGAGGAGGATGATCATAGGTATGATAATGATGATGGTGATAATGAAGACCAGATGGATGATTTTGGGGGTGAGGATCATGATGATTCAAGCCCTTCATATAAATCTGAGACAGATGATGAACCGGACTTACCAG CAGAACCATCATGGTTGGAGAAGATACAAAAGTCTGTACGTAGAATTTTTCAGGCTGTTACCTTTTTTCAAACTCCAGTTGACAAATCTG AGGCTGCACGTGTTCGCAAAGAATATGATGAATCTAGTGCAAAGCTCTCTAAATTACAGTCAAGGATATCAAGTTTGAAGCAAAAGCTAAAACATGATTTTG GGCCAGAGAAAGAGTTCTATTCATTTTATGGTCAATGTTTTGAGAACAAGCAAAACAA GTACGTCTACAAAATCTGCCCTTTTAAACAAGCATCACAGGTGGAGGGTCACAGCACAACTCGTTTGGG GAGTTGGGAAAAGTTTGAGGATTCATACAAGGTCATGCAATTTTTAAATGGTGATAAATGCTGGAATGGGCCAGATAGAAGTTTAAAG GTCAAACTAAGATGTGGTTTAAACAATGAAGTTACTGATGTGGATGAACCAAGCCGCTGCGA GTACATGGCTTTGGTGTCTACTCCGGCTCTTTGTGTAGAAGAAAAACTTAAG GAACTACAAGATAAACTAGACATGATGAACAAGGAACAACCAACAAGTCATGATGAACTCTGA
- the LOC113696986 gene encoding glucosidase 2 subunit beta-like isoform X4 codes for MNKKKKIGGLRRLFEISIVIIIGCICAITRSAAAAAAKDDQFLLLLGVSPQDEDYYKGLLSSPSSTIKCKDGSFKFSTSQLNDDFCDCPDASDEPGTSACPNGKFYCKNAGHIPFSLYSSRVNDGICDCCDGSDEYDGKVKCPNTCWEAGKVARERLKTKIATYQQGVTVRNRLVEQAKLAIAKEEAELSKLKNEEKILKGLVEQLQERKEQIEKAEEKERLQKEKEDKERKEAEEANLKEKQNGEQVESSEADALKNDIHDKIGEQVESSEADALKNDIHDKIGLLGDSSSSQDVMDGHGDSESEAQHGEFDVKEESPIGDVKPLQEDSLLHATEKEEQLTVDGQPGLDTGNQAEVEEDNSESLSKEELGRLVASRWTGEKTEQQTEEVSSTKDKNHGTEEEDAYGEEYSSYDSEEDDHRYDNDDGDNEDQMDDFGGEDHDDSSPSYKSETDDEPDLPAEPSWLEKIQKSVRRIFQAVTFFQTPVDKSEAARVRKEYDESSAKLSKLQSRISSLKQKLKHDFGPEKEFYSFYGQCFENKQNKYVYKICPFKQASQVEGHSTTRLGMVISY; via the exons atgaacaagaagaagaagataggaGGATTAAGAAGATTGTTTGAGATTAGTATTGTTATAATTATTGGGTGTATATGTGCGATCACCAGATCCGCTGCTGCTGCCGCCGCCAAGGACGACCAATTCCTACTCCTCCTCGGAGTTTCCCCACAAG ATGAGGATTATTACAAGGGATTGTTGTCTTCCCCTTCCTCTACCATCAAATGCAAAGACGGATCCTTCAAATTCTCCACCTCTCAGCTCAATGACGATTTCTGCGACTGTCCTGATGCCTCCGACGAACCTG GTACATCCGCTTGTCCGAACGGCAAATTCTACTGTAAGAATGCTGGACATATTCCTTTCTCTTTGTACTCTTCCAGAGTCAACGATGGCATCTGCG ATTGCTGTGACGGCAGTGATGAGTATGATGGCAAAGTTAAGTGCCCAAACACTTGTTGGGAGGCTGGCAAAGTAGCTAGAGAAAGGTTGAAGACGAAGATTGCTACCTATCAGCAAGGTGTCACTGTACGTAACCGGCTAGTTGAACAAGCCAAATTAGCAATAGCCAAAGAGGAGGCCGAGTTATCCAAACTAAAAAACGAAGAGAAGATACTCAAGGGGCTGGTTGAACAACTTCAGG AGCGTAAAGAACAGATAGAGAAGGCAGAGGAGAAGGAACGGttacaaaaggaaaaagaggacaaagaaagaaaagaagctgAGGAGGCTAATCTGAAAGAGAAACAAAATGGCGAACAAGTTGAAAGTTCGGAAGCAGATGCTCTAAAGAATGACATCCATGATAAGATTGGCGAACAAGTTGAAAGTTCGGAGGCAGATGCTCTAAAGAATGACATCCATGATAAGATTGGCCTATTGGGAGACTCTTCTTCATCACAG GATGTAATGGATGGCCATGGAGATTCTGAGAGTGAAGCTCAGCACGGTGAATTTGATGTGAAGGAAGAATCTCCAATTGGTGATGTAAAACCGCTGCAAGAGGATTCTTTGCTG CATGCCACAGAGAAAGAGGAACAGTTGACAGTTGATGGTCAACCTGGTCTTGATACTGGAAATCAG GCAGAAGTAGAAGAGGACAATAGCGAATCATTATCTAAGGAAGAGTTAGGTCGTCTTGTTGCCTCTCGTTGGACAGGAGAAAAGACTGAGCAGCAAACTGAAGAGGTTAGTTCTACTAAAGATAAAAATCATGGAACAGAAGAGGAGGATGCTTATGGAGAAGAATACAGCAGTTATGATTCAGAGGAGGATGATCATAGGTATGATAATGATGATGGTGATAATGAAGACCAGATGGATGATTTTGGGGGTGAGGATCATGATGATTCAAGCCCTTCATATAAATCTGAGACAGATGATGAACCGGACTTACCAG CAGAACCATCATGGTTGGAGAAGATACAAAAGTCTGTACGTAGAATTTTTCAGGCTGTTACCTTTTTTCAAACTCCAGTTGACAAATCTG AGGCTGCACGTGTTCGCAAAGAATATGATGAATCTAGTGCAAAGCTCTCTAAATTACAGTCAAGGATATCAAGTTTGAAGCAAAAGCTAAAACATGATTTTG GGCCAGAGAAAGAGTTCTATTCATTTTATGGTCAATGTTTTGAGAACAAGCAAAACAA GTACGTCTACAAAATCTGCCCTTTTAAACAAGCATCACAGGTGGAGGGTCACAGCACAACTCGTTTGGG GATGGTAATCTCTTATTGA
- the LOC113696986 gene encoding glucosidase 2 subunit beta-like isoform X6: MMPCEKGLVDLAYCCDGSDEYDGKVKCPNTCWEAGKVARERLKTKIATYQQGVTVRNRLVEQAKLAIAKEEAELSKLKNEEKILKGLVEQLQERKEQIEKAEEKERLQKEKEDKERKEAEEANLKEKQNGEQVESSEADALKNDIHDKIGEQVESSEADALKNDIHDKIGLLGDSSSSQDVMDGHGDSESEAQHGEFDVKEESPIGDVKPLQEDSLLHATEKEEQLTVDGQPGLDTGNQAEVEEDNSESLSKEELGRLVASRWTGEKTEQQTEEVSSTKDKNHGTEEEDAYGEEYSSYDSEEDDHRYDNDDGDNEDQMDDFGGEDHDDSSPSYKSETDDEPDLPAEPSWLEKIQKSVRRIFQAVTFFQTPVDKSEAARVRKEYDESSAKLSKLQSRISSLKQKLKHDFGPEKEFYSFYGQCFENKQNKYVYKICPFKQASQVEGHSTTRLGSWEKFEDSYKVMQFLNGDKCWNGPDRSLKVKLRCGLNNEVTDVDEPSRCEYMALVSTPALCVEEKLKELQDKLDMMNKEQPTSHDEL, encoded by the exons ATGATGCCATGTGAGAAAGGTCTCGTGGATTTGGCAT ATTGCTGTGACGGCAGTGATGAGTATGATGGCAAAGTTAAGTGCCCAAACACTTGTTGGGAGGCTGGCAAAGTAGCTAGAGAAAGGTTGAAGACGAAGATTGCTACCTATCAGCAAGGTGTCACTGTACGTAACCGGCTAGTTGAACAAGCCAAATTAGCAATAGCCAAAGAGGAGGCCGAGTTATCCAAACTAAAAAACGAAGAGAAGATACTCAAGGGGCTGGTTGAACAACTTCAGG AGCGTAAAGAACAGATAGAGAAGGCAGAGGAGAAGGAACGGttacaaaaggaaaaagaggacaaagaaagaaaagaagctgAGGAGGCTAATCTGAAAGAGAAACAAAATGGCGAACAAGTTGAAAGTTCGGAAGCAGATGCTCTAAAGAATGACATCCATGATAAGATTGGCGAACAAGTTGAAAGTTCGGAGGCAGATGCTCTAAAGAATGACATCCATGATAAGATTGGCCTATTGGGAGACTCTTCTTCATCACAG GATGTAATGGATGGCCATGGAGATTCTGAGAGTGAAGCTCAGCACGGTGAATTTGATGTGAAGGAAGAATCTCCAATTGGTGATGTAAAACCGCTGCAAGAGGATTCTTTGCTG CATGCCACAGAGAAAGAGGAACAGTTGACAGTTGATGGTCAACCTGGTCTTGATACTGGAAATCAG GCAGAAGTAGAAGAGGACAATAGCGAATCATTATCTAAGGAAGAGTTAGGTCGTCTTGTTGCCTCTCGTTGGACAGGAGAAAAGACTGAGCAGCAAACTGAAGAGGTTAGTTCTACTAAAGATAAAAATCATGGAACAGAAGAGGAGGATGCTTATGGAGAAGAATACAGCAGTTATGATTCAGAGGAGGATGATCATAGGTATGATAATGATGATGGTGATAATGAAGACCAGATGGATGATTTTGGGGGTGAGGATCATGATGATTCAAGCCCTTCATATAAATCTGAGACAGATGATGAACCGGACTTACCAG CAGAACCATCATGGTTGGAGAAGATACAAAAGTCTGTACGTAGAATTTTTCAGGCTGTTACCTTTTTTCAAACTCCAGTTGACAAATCTG AGGCTGCACGTGTTCGCAAAGAATATGATGAATCTAGTGCAAAGCTCTCTAAATTACAGTCAAGGATATCAAGTTTGAAGCAAAAGCTAAAACATGATTTTG GGCCAGAGAAAGAGTTCTATTCATTTTATGGTCAATGTTTTGAGAACAAGCAAAACAA GTACGTCTACAAAATCTGCCCTTTTAAACAAGCATCACAGGTGGAGGGTCACAGCACAACTCGTTTGGG GAGTTGGGAAAAGTTTGAGGATTCATACAAGGTCATGCAATTTTTAAATGGTGATAAATGCTGGAATGGGCCAGATAGAAGTTTAAAG GTCAAACTAAGATGTGGTTTAAACAATGAAGTTACTGATGTGGATGAACCAAGCCGCTGCGA GTACATGGCTTTGGTGTCTACTCCGGCTCTTTGTGTAGAAGAAAAACTTAAG GAACTACAAGATAAACTAGACATGATGAACAAGGAACAACCAACAAGTCATGATGAACTCTGA
- the LOC113696986 gene encoding glucosidase 2 subunit beta-like isoform X3, translating to MNKKKKIGGLRRLFEISIVIIIGCICAITRSAAAAAAKDDQFLLLLGVSPQDEDYYKGLLSSPSSTIKCKDGSFKFSTSQLNDDFCDCPDASDEPGTSACPNGKFYCKNAGHIPFSLYSSRVNDGICDCCDGSDEYDGKVKCPNTCWEAGKVARERLKTKIATYQQGVTVRNRLVEQAKLAIAKEEAELSKLKNEEKILKGLVEQLQERKEQIEKAEEKERLQKEKEDKERKEAEEANLKEKQNGEQVESSEADALKNDIHDKIGEQVESSEADALKNDIHDKIGLLGDSSSSQDVMDGHGDSESEAQHGEFDVKEESPIGDVKPLQEDSLLHATEKEEQLTVDGQPGLDTGNQAEVEEDNSESLSKEELGRLVASRWTGEKTEQQTEEVSSTKDKNHGTEEEDAYGEEYSSYDSEEDDHRYDNDDGDNEDQMDDFGGEDHDDSSPSYKSETDDEPDLPAEPSWLEKIQKSVRRIFQAVTFFQTPVDKSEAARVRKEYDESSAKLSKLQSRISSLKQKLKHDFGPEKEFYSFYGQCFENKQNKYVYKICPFKQASQVEGHSTTRLGSSIFWTTFAGVGKSLRIHTRSCNF from the exons atgaacaagaagaagaagataggaGGATTAAGAAGATTGTTTGAGATTAGTATTGTTATAATTATTGGGTGTATATGTGCGATCACCAGATCCGCTGCTGCTGCCGCCGCCAAGGACGACCAATTCCTACTCCTCCTCGGAGTTTCCCCACAAG ATGAGGATTATTACAAGGGATTGTTGTCTTCCCCTTCCTCTACCATCAAATGCAAAGACGGATCCTTCAAATTCTCCACCTCTCAGCTCAATGACGATTTCTGCGACTGTCCTGATGCCTCCGACGAACCTG GTACATCCGCTTGTCCGAACGGCAAATTCTACTGTAAGAATGCTGGACATATTCCTTTCTCTTTGTACTCTTCCAGAGTCAACGATGGCATCTGCG ATTGCTGTGACGGCAGTGATGAGTATGATGGCAAAGTTAAGTGCCCAAACACTTGTTGGGAGGCTGGCAAAGTAGCTAGAGAAAGGTTGAAGACGAAGATTGCTACCTATCAGCAAGGTGTCACTGTACGTAACCGGCTAGTTGAACAAGCCAAATTAGCAATAGCCAAAGAGGAGGCCGAGTTATCCAAACTAAAAAACGAAGAGAAGATACTCAAGGGGCTGGTTGAACAACTTCAGG AGCGTAAAGAACAGATAGAGAAGGCAGAGGAGAAGGAACGGttacaaaaggaaaaagaggacaaagaaagaaaagaagctgAGGAGGCTAATCTGAAAGAGAAACAAAATGGCGAACAAGTTGAAAGTTCGGAAGCAGATGCTCTAAAGAATGACATCCATGATAAGATTGGCGAACAAGTTGAAAGTTCGGAGGCAGATGCTCTAAAGAATGACATCCATGATAAGATTGGCCTATTGGGAGACTCTTCTTCATCACAG GATGTAATGGATGGCCATGGAGATTCTGAGAGTGAAGCTCAGCACGGTGAATTTGATGTGAAGGAAGAATCTCCAATTGGTGATGTAAAACCGCTGCAAGAGGATTCTTTGCTG CATGCCACAGAGAAAGAGGAACAGTTGACAGTTGATGGTCAACCTGGTCTTGATACTGGAAATCAG GCAGAAGTAGAAGAGGACAATAGCGAATCATTATCTAAGGAAGAGTTAGGTCGTCTTGTTGCCTCTCGTTGGACAGGAGAAAAGACTGAGCAGCAAACTGAAGAGGTTAGTTCTACTAAAGATAAAAATCATGGAACAGAAGAGGAGGATGCTTATGGAGAAGAATACAGCAGTTATGATTCAGAGGAGGATGATCATAGGTATGATAATGATGATGGTGATAATGAAGACCAGATGGATGATTTTGGGGGTGAGGATCATGATGATTCAAGCCCTTCATATAAATCTGAGACAGATGATGAACCGGACTTACCAG CAGAACCATCATGGTTGGAGAAGATACAAAAGTCTGTACGTAGAATTTTTCAGGCTGTTACCTTTTTTCAAACTCCAGTTGACAAATCTG AGGCTGCACGTGTTCGCAAAGAATATGATGAATCTAGTGCAAAGCTCTCTAAATTACAGTCAAGGATATCAAGTTTGAAGCAAAAGCTAAAACATGATTTTG GGCCAGAGAAAGAGTTCTATTCATTTTATGGTCAATGTTTTGAGAACAAGCAAAACAA GTACGTCTACAAAATCTGCCCTTTTAAACAAGCATCACAGGTGGAGGGTCACAGCACAACTCGTTTGGG CTCTAGCATTTTTTGGACTACTTTTGCAGGAGTTGGGAAAAGTTTGAGGATTCATACAAGGTCATGCAATTTTTAA